TCTCTCTGAAGTAACCAGCCTCGGCCTCCACGCTGCGGGTGCTGGTATTTCCCTCCAAGCGAAAGACTTTTAGCGGTGACAGACAGTCAGAAATCCGACGAAACAGTAACAGCCTCCGAAGAAGCCGAGACCGTGGCTCAGGTGGTTGACGACGCACAGGCAGCTGGCAACGACGCAGCTCCCGAGGCTACGGCAGAGGCGCAGTCCGGTACCCAGGAAGTTTCCGCAACGGAGGCCGAGGCACCCGCCGAAGACGCCCCCGCGGCCGAGGCACCCGCTCCGGCTCAGGCCGCCGACGACGCCGCGCAGGCTCAGGCCGCCGACGACGCCGCGCAGGCTCAGGCCGCCGACGACGCCGCGCAGGCTGAGGCGCCCGCGGCCCCGGCACCGCGTCCGGCGGCCCGCCCGGCGCCCTCACCGGCAGCGTTCGCCGCGCGGCCGAAGGCAGCGTCCTCGCCTGCAGTTCCCGTCCCCGCTCCTGTTTCCTCGGCTGCCTCCCTGGCCGAAGCCGCACGCTGGGGCCGCGTCGAAGGCGACGGCCACGTCTTCCTGACCATCGACGGCGAAGAACACCCCGTGGGTCAGTACCCGGACGTCAGCGACGAGGAAGCCCTCGGCTACTTCGCCCGCAAGTACGATGACGTGGTGGCCCAGATTGTCCTGCTCGAACAGCGGGTGGGCTCCAAGGCCCCCACCACCGACATGCAGAAGACCGTGACGCACCTGCGCGAGCAGCTGGCGGAACGCAACATGGTGGGCGACCTCCGCGCGGCCGAAGCCCGTCTCGATACGCTGTCCACGCAGATCGCCGAACTCGAGAAGGCCGAAAAAGCCGAACACGACGCCGTGCGCGCCGCCGAGCTGGCCGCACGGGAAGCGATCGTTGCAGAAGCGGAAGAAATTTCCGGCCACGACCCCGCGCAGATCCAGTGGAAGACCTCCAGCGCCCGCATGAACGAGCTCTTCGAAAGCTGGAAGGCGGCACAGAAGAACGGCGTGCGGCTGGGCCGCAGCAACGAGGACGCCCTCTGGAAGCGGTTCAGGGCAGCACGGACGGTCTTCGACCGCCACCGCCGGGCCTACTTCTCCCAGCTGGACAGCAATAACTCCGCAGCCAAGGCCGCGAAGGAAAAGCTGATCGCTGAAGCCGAAGCACTGTCCACCTCAACGGACTGGGGTTTCGCCGCAGGTGAATACCGGCGCCTGATGGACGAATGGAAGGCCTCACCGCGGGCCAGCCGCAAGGACGACGACGCACTCTGGGCCCGCTTCCGCGCCGCCCAGGACGTGTTCTTCACCTCACGCCAGGCAGCCAATGACGAGATCGACCAGGAGTACGGTGCAAACCTGACCGTGAAGGAAGCGCTCCTGGTCGAGGCGAACGCCCTGCTGCCCATCAAGGACCTGGGTGCCGCCAAGAAGGCCCTCCAGTCCATCCGTGACCGCTGGGAGGAAGCCGGCAAGGTTCCCCGCGCGGACATGGGCCGGATCGAAGCCGGGCTTCGGAAGGTGGAGGACGCCGTCCGACAGGCCGAAGACGAAAACTGGAAGCGGTCCAACCCGGAGACCAAGGCGCGGACCAACAGCGCACTCTCCCAGCTGGAAGCCGCCATCGCAGGGCTGAAGGAAGACCTCGCGAAGGCGGAGCAGGCTGGCGACCAGCGTAAGATCAAGGCCGCCCAGGAGGCCCTCGAGGCCCGCCAGGCATGGCTTGACCAGATCTCGCGCTCGGCCAGCGAACTGGCATAGTCGCGCAAGCTTAACGTACAGGCCCCGTTCCGGTTATCCACATAACCGGAACGGGGCCTGTACCGGTTTAAGGCCACAGGAAAAGATAGCTGAATGGCTACCTCGTCCCCCGTCCCCGCCAATTCCCGGTCTGCAGCAGCGGGGCGCACAGATATCGGTTCCGTAGAACTGTATTCACCCGGCCGAGTGTTCTCCTGGCCGGAACTGCAGGCCATGGCTGCAGACGGCATTCTGAACCAGCTGTATCAGCGCGGCTACATGCTCCCCGGAACTGCCGCCACGCCCCAGCTGCGCGCCCGCGCGGCGTCCTTCGCCGTTCCGCCGGCGATCCGGCAGCGGGTAGTTGCGGGGCGAATGACGGCGGCGTGGATCTACGGCTGTGCCGGGGAGCCGGATCGGCTTGCGCTCCTGGTGGATGCCACCCGGCGTGTCTCCAGCCTGAGGTCGACCCGCGGCTGCACCCTGCACGAAGTGCGGCTCGGTCCGTTTGACGTTGTCAGCCTGGGCGGCCTGATGGTTTCCAGCCCGCTGCGGACCGCACTGGATATCGCACTCCACGTCGACGCAGAGCGGGCGCTGCCGGCCCTCAGGAGAATGCTGGCAACCCCTGAATTGGACGTCAGGCTGCGGCTCCTGACCCTCGCGGTCGACGCCACTCCCCGGGTTCCGCACAAGAAGGCGGCACTGGAAAAACTCGCTGCCCTGCAGGCCCAGCCCGGCTAGCCGCACGCCTCGCGGGAAGCGTAGCGGTCGGCGCGGCCGGCAGTCAGCTGCGCCGGCGGTTTCCGGTTGTGCGGTACACATCGAACACGCCGTCGATGCGCCGCACGGCACTGAGCACGTGGCTCAGGTACTTGGGATCGCCCATTTCAAAGGCGAACTTCGAGATGGCCACCCGGTCAGTCGAGGTGTGCACACTGGCGGCCAGG
Above is a window of Arthrobacter sp. FB24 DNA encoding:
- a CDS encoding DUF349 domain-containing protein — protein: MTDSQKSDETVTASEEAETVAQVVDDAQAAGNDAAPEATAEAQSGTQEVSATEAEAPAEDAPAAEAPAPAQAADDAAQAQAADDAAQAQAADDAAQAEAPAAPAPRPAARPAPSPAAFAARPKAASSPAVPVPAPVSSAASLAEAARWGRVEGDGHVFLTIDGEEHPVGQYPDVSDEEALGYFARKYDDVVAQIVLLEQRVGSKAPTTDMQKTVTHLREQLAERNMVGDLRAAEARLDTLSTQIAELEKAEKAEHDAVRAAELAAREAIVAEAEEISGHDPAQIQWKTSSARMNELFESWKAAQKNGVRLGRSNEDALWKRFRAARTVFDRHRRAYFSQLDSNNSAAKAAKEKLIAEAEALSTSTDWGFAAGEYRRLMDEWKASPRASRKDDDALWARFRAAQDVFFTSRQAANDEIDQEYGANLTVKEALLVEANALLPIKDLGAAKKALQSIRDRWEEAGKVPRADMGRIEAGLRKVEDAVRQAEDENWKRSNPETKARTNSALSQLEAAIAGLKEDLAKAEQAGDQRKIKAAQEALEARQAWLDQISRSASELA
- a CDS encoding type IV toxin-antitoxin system AbiEi family antitoxin, with the protein product MATSSPVPANSRSAAAGRTDIGSVELYSPGRVFSWPELQAMAADGILNQLYQRGYMLPGTAATPQLRARAASFAVPPAIRQRVVAGRMTAAWIYGCAGEPDRLALLVDATRRVSSLRSTRGCTLHEVRLGPFDVVSLGGLMVSSPLRTALDIALHVDAERALPALRRMLATPELDVRLRLLTLAVDATPRVPHKKAALEKLAALQAQPG